One region of Quercus lobata isolate SW786 chromosome 2, ValleyOak3.0 Primary Assembly, whole genome shotgun sequence genomic DNA includes:
- the LOC115974461 gene encoding uncharacterized protein LOC115974461 isoform X2, whose amino-acid sequence MTPPPGPYSGASTLALVARASAFTFGVVYGGIKLKVLKVKG is encoded by the exons ATGACTCCACCTCCAGGCCCTTATTCTGGCGCTAGCACTCTCGCCCTG GTGGCGCGTGCTTCTGCTTTCACTTTTGGTGTGGTTTATGGAGGCATCAAGCTTAAGGTTCTCAAG GTTAAAGGATGA
- the LOC115974461 gene encoding uncharacterized protein LOC115974461 isoform X1, producing MTPPPGPYSGASTLALVARASAFTFGVVYGGIKLKVLKAKAHKKAEAKDHH from the exons ATGACTCCACCTCCAGGCCCTTATTCTGGCGCTAGCACTCTCGCCCTG GTGGCGCGTGCTTCTGCTTTCACTTTTGGTGTGGTTTATGGAGGCATCAAGCTTAAGGTTCTCAAG GCAAAGGCACATAAGAAGGCAGAAGCTAAGGATCATCATTAA